The following proteins come from a genomic window of Miscanthus floridulus cultivar M001 chromosome 2, ASM1932011v1, whole genome shotgun sequence:
- the LOC136538195 gene encoding uncharacterized protein — translation MGKLGAKSDYESLRDARISENMARMEQLGLLRCAGELSDIDSASSHRAAGSATPRRTPRSRVTNMTPLRRSGRLLAATRRCSARLNGQGTGALSKLTAAGSEEEEDTWEDEKEGKWAMAVAKERVQALQERRCDSRGRGGVYDPVLGICCHFCRQKKLCGEEDCKRCGEGDLKQPCLGKTECSSCHSSNGILCRACLKVRYGEEMEEVRKNKNWMCPHCVEEKGIKKFWICNSSFCLKKRKIPIPPTGIAIYNAREQGYESVAHLLMDRLKRQAL, via the exons atggggAAGCTCGGAGCCAAGTCCGACTACGAGAGTCTCCGCGACGCCCGCATCTCCGAGAACATG GCCCGGATGGAGCAGCTCGGCCTTCTCCGCTGCGCGGGGGAGCTCAGCGACATCGACTCCGCCTCCAGCCACCGCGCGGCCGGGAGCGCGACGCCTCGGAGGACCCCCAGGTCACGGGTGACGAACATGACCCCGCTCCGCCGCTCCGGCCGCCTCCTCGCCGCGACGCGTCGCTGTTCCGCCCGGCTGAATGGGCAGGGCACAG GAGCTCTGAGTAAATTGACGGCGGCGGgatcggaggaggaggaggatacaTGGGAAGATGAAAAGGAGGGGAAGTGGGCGATGGCTGTGGCCAAGGAGAGGGTACAGGCGCTGCAGGAGAGGCGCTGCGACAGCAGGGGGAGGGGCGGCGTGTACGACCCTGTTCTTGGGATCTGCTGCCATTTCTGCAG GCAGAAGAAATTGTGCGGCGAGGAGGACTGCAAGCGCTGCGGGGAAGGAGACCTGAAGCAGCCATGCTTAG GAAAGACGGAGTGCTCATCTTGCCATTCTTCTAATGGGATACTCTGCCGTGCTTGCCTGAAAGTTAGGTACGGCGAAG AGATGGAAGAGGTGAGGAAGAACAAGAATTGGATGTGCCCTCACTGCGTTGAGGAGAAGGGTATCAAGAAATTCTGGATCTGCAACAG CTCCTTCTgcttgaagaagaggaagatacCAATACCACCGACTGGGATTGCCATATATAATG CAAGGGAGCAAGGATACGAGTCAGTTGCGCACCTTCTCATGGACAGGCTGAAGCGACAAGCTCTCTGA